Proteins co-encoded in one Capsicum annuum cultivar UCD-10X-F1 chromosome 9, UCD10Xv1.1, whole genome shotgun sequence genomic window:
- the LOC107842962 gene encoding putative late blight resistance protein homolog R1B-17 isoform X3, with product MAYSIVDNLLKCLDCLDCHEDSSPSTKDQIRTLKMDLRLIRTFLMCSACRYIEDSEAKNVLMQVETLVQNAESDFQSLYVKSKDGNMPTHMALLFSNALEKINSLKAEVTQVHATVLSSTFSDSLSCDKFVAEFADCLMENLKYLREYIADDLPMNRKIITLETKIIFLKNFLRFVAKLSVENEKFQDLLTHALDVISDAAHLSYRCFTGNASEPDECGVVNDVVSSLVRRIIPINCNVIHYYIPCQKNNLAVEELDAGFVDFLLDTLAELVSYKISLGDFTTYNINDLVEDLIFLKNYLSDLPDRYPELVKLILIHIASIARNMAPSIFFLYTDGVKDEVARHSTGRLAFLQEEINLIKAEVHLMSLPGPRWMTTLKDRIQILYEEVVFLQALLNAPDDCRSLGSEQNVLFTQGQATVMMVGSLIMALSNKESDEDMLNKMELATSIFLERTRIMKRVAREIFGRGPSKFPKTNFLGYLKSFLGNLKDLLLHKADRVPFPKHHIARVHDALEYLEKKLWDVIRQKNEHPQLKHLKERVMQAAYKAEYAIDSFLVGDRNIWCSVAEMSDVVEQLEVIQAEFSDISRTVKFETVCDVQVGSSCVLSRTNAPTLNDDVVVGFNDVEEKIIDGLTRGMTERDVISIVGMPGLGKTTLAKKVFNDEKVLNYFDKRAWCYVSEVYKNKELLLEILSQVLEDVDEATKMKDDADLAVLLYRKLKRKRYLIVLDDLWDIKAWDDLRRSFPDDDNGSRILVTSRLQHLASQVESDTKPDNHPTPLRFFTVEESWELLQKKVFATDCCPRNLKEPGMRIARSCHGLPLAVTLVAGILARTEKIESWWNEVAESISSYIVDDPNQCRVILELSYKHLPDYLKPCFLYFGEFLMHPHIPVRKLIWLWIAEGFVSKTEGESFEDIAEDYLTDLIGRSLVMATKKSTNGSVKVCRVHDLLREYCKRKAEEDNFFELLYKKDKCTYRDDLDDILESTYSLFPEEPRTTHTRGRLCIYSQRESFVKSKSSGPQVQLTLKSQKTNIVKVSATME from the exons ATGGCCTATAGTATTGTTGACAATCTCTTGAAGTGTCTGGATTGTCTAGACTGTCATGAAGACTCATCTCCTTCAACGAAGGATCAAATCCGTACGCTTAAAATGGATTTAAGACTTATCAGGACATTCCTTATGTGTTCAGCTTGTCGGTACATTGAGGATAGTGAAGCAAAAAATGTGTTGATGCAAGTGGAAACTTTGGTGCAAAATGCAGAATCAGATTTTCAATCTCTCTATGTTAAGAGTAAAGACGGAAACATGCCTACTCACATGGCTCTACTGTTTTCCAATGCCTTGGAAAAGATTAATAGTTTGAAAGCAGAAGTTACACAAGTCCATGCAACTGTTTTAAGTTCAACATTTTCTGATTCACTTAGTTGTGACAAATTTGTGGCGGAGTTTGCTGATTGCCTCATGGAGAATCTGAAGTATCTAAGGGAATATATTGCGGATGATTTGCCTATGAATCGGAAAATTATAACTCTTGAAACAAAGATAATATTCCTGAAGAATTTCTTAAGGTTTGTAGCGAAGCTGTCTGTTGAAAATGAGAAATTTCAAGATCTATTGACTCATGCATTGGATGTGATCAGTGATGCAGCACATCTATCTTATAGGTGTTTTACTGGGAATGCAAGTGAACCAGATGAATGTGGAGTTGTTAATGATGTCGTTTCCAGCTTGGTTCGACGAATCATTCCTATCAACTGTAATGTCATTCATTATTATATTCCCTGTCAGAAGAACAATTTAGCTGTGGAAGAACTTGATGCtggttttgttgattttctaCTGGACACTCTTGCGGAACTAGTAAGTTATAAGATCAGCCTTGGGGATTTTACAACCTATAATATCAATGACCTTGTTGAGGACTTGATATTTCTGAAAAATTACCTCTCAGATCTTCCGGACCGGTATCCTGAGCTGGTAAAGTTGATCCTGATACATATTGCATCAATCGCCCGTAATATGGCTCCCTCGATTTTCTTCCTTTACACAGATGGTGTGAAAGACGAAGTTGCTAGACATAGTACCGGGCGACTTGCCTTTTTGCAGGAAGAAATTAATCTTATCAAGGCAGAGGTGCATCTCATGAGTCTCCCAGGACCTAGGTGGATGACTACTCTGAAGGATCGAATTCAAATTCTTTATGAAGAAGTGGTGTTTCTGCAAGCTCTCCTTAATGCACCAGACGACTGCCGTTCTCTTGGAAGTGAACAAAATGTTTTGTTTACACAAGGCCAGGCTACAGTAATGATGGTCGGATCACTTATTATGGCACTCAGTAATAAGGAATCAGACGAAGACATGCTGAACAAAATGGAGTTagctacttctatttttctaGAAAGAACTAGAATCATGAAGAGAGTGGCTAGAGAGATTTTTGGAAGAGGTCCATCGAAATTCCCCAAGACTAATTTCCTAGGCTATCTCAAATCCTTCTTAGGAAATCTGAAAGATCTCCTCCTCCATAAAGCTGATCGGGTTCCTTTCCCGAAACATCATATTGCTAGAGTGCATGACGCGTTAGAGTATCTTGAGAAAAAACTCTGGGATGTTATCAGGCAGAAAAATGAGCATCCACAGCTAAAGCATCTAAAGGAACGTGTCATGCAAGCGGCCTACAAGGCAGAATATGCTATTGACTCATTTTTAGTTGGGGATCGCAACATTTGGTGTAGTGTGGCTGAGATGTCTGATGTTGTAGAGCAACTTGAGGTGATTCAGGCAGAGTTCAGTGACATATCTAGAACAGTAAAATTTGAAACAGTTTGTGATGTTCAAGTGGGTTCCAGCTGTGTATTATCACGAACTAATGCTCCAACGCTCAACGATGATGTAGTGGTGGGTTTCAATGATGTGGAAGAAAAGATCATTGATGGCCTTACCAGAGGGATGACGGAGCGTGATGTAATTTCAATTGTTGGCATGCCTGGACTTGGCAAGACGACTCTTGCAAAGAAAGTGTTCAATGATGAAAAGGTTCTCAATTACTTTGACAAACGTGCATGGTGTTATGTTTCTGAAGTATACAAAAACAAAGAGTTGCTTTTGGAGATTTTATCCCAAGTTCTCGAGGATGTTGATGAAGCGACTAAAATGAAGGATGATGCGGATTTAGCTGTACTGTTGTATAGAAAGTTAAAGAGGAAGAGGTACCTAATTGTTTTAGATGATCTTTGGGATATCAAGGCTTGGGATGACTTGCGGAGGTCGTTTCCAGATGATGATAATGGTAGTAGAATACTGGTCACAAGTCGACTGCAACATTTGGCTTCACAAGTTGAATCTGATACGAAGCCTGATAATCATCCTACTCCTCTTCGTTTTTTCACTGTTGAAGAAAGCTGGGAGTTATTGCAAAAAAAAGTTTTTGCAACAGATTGTTGTCCCCGAAATCTGAAGGAACCTGGAATGCGAATTGCAAGGAGTTGTCATGGACTTCCTCTTGCTGTTACACTGGTAGCTGGGATTCTGGCTAGGACAGAAAAGATAGAGTCTTGGTGGAACGAAGTCGCGGAGAGCATAAGTTCATATATTGTTGATGACCCCAACCAGTGCAGAGTCATTTTGGAGTTGAGTTATAAGCATTTACCCGATTACTTAAAACCGTGCTTTCTTTATTTTGGTGAATTTCTAATGCATCCTCACATTCCTGTCCGGAAATTGATATGGCTGTGGATTGCGGAAGGGTTTGTTTCAAAAACAGAAGGCGAGAGTTTTGAGGATATAGCAGAGGACTACTTAACAGACTTGATAGGAAGAAGCCTGGTCATGGCAACAAAAAAGAGCACAAATGGCTCCGTTAAAGTCTGCCGCGTTCATGATTTGTTGCGTGAATATTGCAAGAGAAAGGCTGAAGAAGATAACTTTTTTGAGCTTCTATATAAGAAGGACAAATGCACTTACCGTGATgatttagatgatattttggagtCAACATACTCTCTATTTCCTGAAGAACCGCGTACCACACACACTCGAGGTCGGCTATGCATCTATTCTCAAAGGGAGAGTTTTGTCAAGTCTAAGTCATCAGGACCACAG GTTCAACTTACCCTCAAATCTCAGAAGACTAACATTGTCAAAGTTTCGGCTACCATGGAGTGA
- the LOC107842962 gene encoding putative late blight resistance protein homolog R1B-17 isoform X4: MAYSIVDNLLKCLDCLDCHEDSSPSTKDQIRTLKMDLRLIRTFLMCSACRYIEDSEAKNVLMQVETLVQNAESDFQSLYVKSKDGNMPTHMALLFSNALEKINSLKAEVTQVHATVLSSTFSDSLSCDKFVAEFADCLMENLKYLREYIADDLPMNRKIITLETKIIFLKNFLRFVAKLSVENEKFQDLLTHALDVISDAAHLSYRCFTGNASEPDECGVVNDVVSSLVRRIIPINCNVIHYYIPCQKNNLAVEELDAGFVDFLLDTLAELVSYKISLGDFTTYNINDLVEDLIFLKNYLSDLPDRYPELVKLILIHIASIARNMAPSIFFLYTDGVKDEVARHSTGRLAFLQEEINLIKAEVHLMSLPGPRWMTTLKDRIQILYEEVVFLQALLNAPDDCRSLGSEQNVLFTQGQATVMMVGSLIMALSNKESDEDMLNKMELATSIFLERTRIMKRVAREIFGRGPSKFPKTNFLGYLKSFLGNLKDLLLHKADRVPFPKHHIARVHDALEYLEKKLWDVIRQKNEHPQLKHLKERVMQAAYKAEYAIDSFLVGDRNIWCSVAEMSDVVEQLEVIQAEFSDISRTVKFETVCDVQVGSSCVLSRTNAPTLNDDVVVGFNDVEEKIIDGLTRGMTERDVISIVGMPGLGKTTLAKKVFNDEKVLNYFDKRAWCYVSEVYKNKELLLEILSQVLEDVDEATKMKDDADLAVLLYRKLKRKRYLIVLDDLWDIKAWDDLRRSFPDDDNGSRILVTSRLQHLASQVESDTKPDNHPTPLRFFTVEESWELLQKKVFATDCCPRNLKEPGMRIARSCHGLPLAVTLVAGILARTEKIESWWNEVAESISSYIVDDPNQCRVILELSYKHLPDYLKPCFLYFGEFLMHPHIPVRKLIWLWIAEGFVSKTEGESFEDIAEDYLTDLIGRSLVMATKKSTNGSVKVCRVHDLLREYCKRKAEEDNFFELLYKKDKCTYRDDLDDILESTYSLFPEEPRTTHTRGRLCIYSQRESFVKSKSSGPQIT; encoded by the exons ATGGCCTATAGTATTGTTGACAATCTCTTGAAGTGTCTGGATTGTCTAGACTGTCATGAAGACTCATCTCCTTCAACGAAGGATCAAATCCGTACGCTTAAAATGGATTTAAGACTTATCAGGACATTCCTTATGTGTTCAGCTTGTCGGTACATTGAGGATAGTGAAGCAAAAAATGTGTTGATGCAAGTGGAAACTTTGGTGCAAAATGCAGAATCAGATTTTCAATCTCTCTATGTTAAGAGTAAAGACGGAAACATGCCTACTCACATGGCTCTACTGTTTTCCAATGCCTTGGAAAAGATTAATAGTTTGAAAGCAGAAGTTACACAAGTCCATGCAACTGTTTTAAGTTCAACATTTTCTGATTCACTTAGTTGTGACAAATTTGTGGCGGAGTTTGCTGATTGCCTCATGGAGAATCTGAAGTATCTAAGGGAATATATTGCGGATGATTTGCCTATGAATCGGAAAATTATAACTCTTGAAACAAAGATAATATTCCTGAAGAATTTCTTAAGGTTTGTAGCGAAGCTGTCTGTTGAAAATGAGAAATTTCAAGATCTATTGACTCATGCATTGGATGTGATCAGTGATGCAGCACATCTATCTTATAGGTGTTTTACTGGGAATGCAAGTGAACCAGATGAATGTGGAGTTGTTAATGATGTCGTTTCCAGCTTGGTTCGACGAATCATTCCTATCAACTGTAATGTCATTCATTATTATATTCCCTGTCAGAAGAACAATTTAGCTGTGGAAGAACTTGATGCtggttttgttgattttctaCTGGACACTCTTGCGGAACTAGTAAGTTATAAGATCAGCCTTGGGGATTTTACAACCTATAATATCAATGACCTTGTTGAGGACTTGATATTTCTGAAAAATTACCTCTCAGATCTTCCGGACCGGTATCCTGAGCTGGTAAAGTTGATCCTGATACATATTGCATCAATCGCCCGTAATATGGCTCCCTCGATTTTCTTCCTTTACACAGATGGTGTGAAAGACGAAGTTGCTAGACATAGTACCGGGCGACTTGCCTTTTTGCAGGAAGAAATTAATCTTATCAAGGCAGAGGTGCATCTCATGAGTCTCCCAGGACCTAGGTGGATGACTACTCTGAAGGATCGAATTCAAATTCTTTATGAAGAAGTGGTGTTTCTGCAAGCTCTCCTTAATGCACCAGACGACTGCCGTTCTCTTGGAAGTGAACAAAATGTTTTGTTTACACAAGGCCAGGCTACAGTAATGATGGTCGGATCACTTATTATGGCACTCAGTAATAAGGAATCAGACGAAGACATGCTGAACAAAATGGAGTTagctacttctatttttctaGAAAGAACTAGAATCATGAAGAGAGTGGCTAGAGAGATTTTTGGAAGAGGTCCATCGAAATTCCCCAAGACTAATTTCCTAGGCTATCTCAAATCCTTCTTAGGAAATCTGAAAGATCTCCTCCTCCATAAAGCTGATCGGGTTCCTTTCCCGAAACATCATATTGCTAGAGTGCATGACGCGTTAGAGTATCTTGAGAAAAAACTCTGGGATGTTATCAGGCAGAAAAATGAGCATCCACAGCTAAAGCATCTAAAGGAACGTGTCATGCAAGCGGCCTACAAGGCAGAATATGCTATTGACTCATTTTTAGTTGGGGATCGCAACATTTGGTGTAGTGTGGCTGAGATGTCTGATGTTGTAGAGCAACTTGAGGTGATTCAGGCAGAGTTCAGTGACATATCTAGAACAGTAAAATTTGAAACAGTTTGTGATGTTCAAGTGGGTTCCAGCTGTGTATTATCACGAACTAATGCTCCAACGCTCAACGATGATGTAGTGGTGGGTTTCAATGATGTGGAAGAAAAGATCATTGATGGCCTTACCAGAGGGATGACGGAGCGTGATGTAATTTCAATTGTTGGCATGCCTGGACTTGGCAAGACGACTCTTGCAAAGAAAGTGTTCAATGATGAAAAGGTTCTCAATTACTTTGACAAACGTGCATGGTGTTATGTTTCTGAAGTATACAAAAACAAAGAGTTGCTTTTGGAGATTTTATCCCAAGTTCTCGAGGATGTTGATGAAGCGACTAAAATGAAGGATGATGCGGATTTAGCTGTACTGTTGTATAGAAAGTTAAAGAGGAAGAGGTACCTAATTGTTTTAGATGATCTTTGGGATATCAAGGCTTGGGATGACTTGCGGAGGTCGTTTCCAGATGATGATAATGGTAGTAGAATACTGGTCACAAGTCGACTGCAACATTTGGCTTCACAAGTTGAATCTGATACGAAGCCTGATAATCATCCTACTCCTCTTCGTTTTTTCACTGTTGAAGAAAGCTGGGAGTTATTGCAAAAAAAAGTTTTTGCAACAGATTGTTGTCCCCGAAATCTGAAGGAACCTGGAATGCGAATTGCAAGGAGTTGTCATGGACTTCCTCTTGCTGTTACACTGGTAGCTGGGATTCTGGCTAGGACAGAAAAGATAGAGTCTTGGTGGAACGAAGTCGCGGAGAGCATAAGTTCATATATTGTTGATGACCCCAACCAGTGCAGAGTCATTTTGGAGTTGAGTTATAAGCATTTACCCGATTACTTAAAACCGTGCTTTCTTTATTTTGGTGAATTTCTAATGCATCCTCACATTCCTGTCCGGAAATTGATATGGCTGTGGATTGCGGAAGGGTTTGTTTCAAAAACAGAAGGCGAGAGTTTTGAGGATATAGCAGAGGACTACTTAACAGACTTGATAGGAAGAAGCCTGGTCATGGCAACAAAAAAGAGCACAAATGGCTCCGTTAAAGTCTGCCGCGTTCATGATTTGTTGCGTGAATATTGCAAGAGAAAGGCTGAAGAAGATAACTTTTTTGAGCTTCTATATAAGAAGGACAAATGCACTTACCGTGATgatttagatgatattttggagtCAACATACTCTCTATTTCCTGAAGAACCGCGTACCACACACACTCGAGGTCGGCTATGCATCTATTCTCAAAGGGAGAGTTTTGTCAAGTCTAAGTCATCAGGACCACAG ATTACTTAG